A single window of Scylla paramamosain isolate STU-SP2022 unplaced genomic scaffold, ASM3559412v1 Contig58, whole genome shotgun sequence DNA harbors:
- the LOC135098368 gene encoding uncharacterized protein LOC135098368, with amino-acid sequence MAGRPRFNTTTSRAPRTPRTPGVPSSHLATTLEMQQALMAMQQALARRSPASRVPTSATPEKCEAEMSTASFRSWRRSAECWVRLNQWGAPEAVLHIRLLCTPALQRTLDTRYTMLQWEALSTTEALDAIENLVLKGTNQAAVWSTFFSSRQAPGESVSDFFRQCSQTAADCGFQCPSCGDDLAEYMLLRKLMGGLSDPVMKREGGTPGASQNP; translated from the coding sequence ATGGCTGGCCGGCCCCGCTTCAACACAACCACGTCAAGGGCTCCCAGGACACCTAGGACACCTGGGGTCCCCAGCAGCCATCTCGCCACCACACTGGAGATGCAGCAGGCGCTGATGGCCATGCAACAAGCCCTCGCACGCCGGTCGCCTGCCTCCAGAGTCCCGACCTCTGCCACGCCGGAGAAGTGTGAGGCTGAGATGTCCACAGCCTCGTTTCGTTCCTGGAGGAGGTCTGCCGAGTGCTGGGTTAGGCTGAACCAATGGGGCGCGCCGGAGGCCGTGCTACACATCCGCCTTCTCTGCACACCGGCCCTGCAACGCACGCTGGACACAAGGTACACCATGCTGCAATGGGAGGCCCTGTCGACGACCGAGGCACTGGACGCCATCGAGAACCTGGTACTGAAGGGAACCAACCAGGCGGCCGTGTGGAGCACCTTCTTCAGTAGCCGTCAGGCGCCCGGTGAGTCAGTCTCGGACTTCTTCAGGCAGTGTTCCCAGACTGCCGCCGACTGCGGGTTTCAGTGCCCTTCGTGTGGTGATGATTTGGCGGAATACATGCTGCTGCGGAAGTTGATGGGCGGCCTAAGCGATCcggtgatgaagagagag